One window of the Strix uralensis isolate ZFMK-TIS-50842 chromosome 3, bStrUra1, whole genome shotgun sequence genome contains the following:
- the GLO1 gene encoding lactoylglutathione lyase: MAAPAELSGLSDEAAYGACSEPDASTKDFLFQQTMLRVKDPKKSLDFYTRILGMTLLQKFDFPTMKFSLYFLAYEDKNDIPKDKTERTAWTFSRKATLELTHNWGTENDEKQSYHNGNSDPRGFGHIGIAVPDVNKACKRFEELGVKFVKKPDDGKMKGLAFVQDPDGYWIEILNPNHMVTLT, from the exons ATGGCGGCCCCGGCCGAGCTCAGCGGCCTCAGCGATGAGGCAGCCTACGGCGCCTGCTCGGAGCCGGATGCCAGCACGAAG gactTTTTGTTTCAGCAGACAATGTTAAGAGTAAAGGATCCTAAGAAGTCACTGGATTTTTATACGAGAATTCTTGGAATGAC ACTGCTTCAAAAATTTGACTTTCCTACAATGAAGTTCTCGCTCTATTTCCTGGCATATGAAGATAAAAATGATATCCCGAAAGATAAAACTGAGAGAACAGCTTGGACCTTCTCTAGAAAAGCTACACTTGAACTGACACA CAACTGGGGcactgaaaatgatgaaaaacagTCTTATCACAATGGCAATTCAGATCCCCGAGGATTTG GACACATTGGAATTGCTGTCCCTGACGTCAATAAAGCTTGTAAGAGGTTTGAAGAACTAGGAGTGAAATTTGTGAAGAAACCAGATGATG gtAAAATGAAAGGACTTGCATTTGTTCAGGATCCTGATGGCTACTGGATTGAAATTTTGAATCCTAACCACATGGTGACTCTCACTTAG